The stretch of DNA TATTGCGCATCAAAAAAGGAGCGACCCTGGAGCAAGCGCGCCAAGCGGCCCAATGGACTATAGACCTTGGTATTGATATCCGCGGCTCTTTTATGTTGGGGCTACCTGGTGAGACGCCGGGCAAGGCTTTGAAAACAATCCAATTCGCTAAGGACCTAAAAATACCCTTTGCTCAATTTCTCCTGACTTTTCCCGAATGGGGGACAGAGCTCTATGATGATGCCTTGGAAAGCGGTCAGATGGTTTCTTCTTATGGCGGTCGGACAACTGCCACCTATGTGCCCGCCGGTTACAAAAATGCCGAAGAACTACGCGCCATGCAAAAACGCGCTTATCATTCTTTTTATTTCAACCCGGCTTTTATTTGGCTCCATATGAAGCGCCTGACTAGTTGGAGCGAAATAAAACAATACTATCTCGGCCTGAAATATATTTTAGGAGTGAGTTAAACATAAAATTTATCCTGACACTGTCTCGCGAGAGGCAAGGGAAGGATCCCATTTAGGCTCGCACTCACTATAATTTAAGTTTATACTTATCGGGACGGGATCTTTCGTCGCTGGCTCCTCAAGATAAATTATTACATCACAATGATATTATCTTTTATAAAAAAACACTACCTTATCATCTCGATTTTGGCTATCGCTTTTATTTTGCGGCTAGTTGGGATTTTATATGGCCATCCATTAGCCCTGGTCAATGATGAAACACCCACGCTGGCTGCTAGTTTGAAGATGATTGGCACCAGCTCACTGCGCGCCAATGCTTTTCAGTATTATTATCCGGCTGGCCTCGCCTATGTCTTTCTTCCATTTTTAGCTCTTTATCTAGTTTTTGCTAGGATTTTTGGGATATTTGGCAGTATCGCCGAGATCAAGGATATTGTTCTTTTAAATATTGGTTATTTCGCACCGGTCGCCAGGTTTGTCAGCGTTATTCTAGGCACTGCCTCCGTTTTTTTGGTTTACCACATCAGTCAAAGATTATTTAGCCATAAAAAAATCGGCCTTTTGGCCGCTTGGTTTTTGGCTATCAATTTTTTTCATGTGGCTAATTCTCATTATGGTCAGACTTGGACAGCCCAGTCTTTTTTTATTTTATTAGTACTGTTTTGGGCGGTTTATTTTTATCAAAAAGAAAAAATTTCTCGCTATGATTATCCCTTGGCTGGTATTTTTATCGGTTTGGCCTTTAGCATCAACTTTGTTGGTATTATCAGCTATGTTTGGTTTTTATTGGCTCACTGGCTGAAAAATAAGGGCCAAAAGTTTGTAAAAATTTTTATTGCCAATAAGAATTTTTGGCTGGCCAATCTGGTTTTATTATTAATGATTGCTTTGGTTTATTATCTCAATCCTTTTGGCTTGAATAATTATTTTGGCCGAATTTTTAATGACAACCCCGCAACCAATAGTTACTCCTTTTTTAGTTTTACTAGTTTAAAGATTTTATTTTCTTATCTCAAAAATGGCTTTTTAGCGGAGCCGTTATTATTTCTCCTAATTATTCCTGCCGCCCTTATTCTTTGGAGAAAGCATAAAATTGCTTTTTGTTTTTTAATACCTTGGCTGATTATTTATTTGCTTTTTCTGGCCCCATTGACCAACCCGATGGTTAGATATCTGTTGCCGACCATTCCTTTGATGTCTATTGTTGTCGCTTTCTTTATTCACTATCTTTTTGAAAAATTTTCCGCCAAAATAAAAATTTTTATTATCATTATTTTTCTTTTGAGCTTGCCCAATCTTTTTTTTAGTTTGTTGCTTGATTATCGGATGACCAGACAAGATACCCGCCTCTTGGCTTACAGCTGGGTAGTCAATAATATCAAAAGTGGCAGCCATATCAAAAATTTAGATCTAGGCGCGGAAATTCCCTTTGTGGAAAGCAAAGAAATAGTCAGCCTGATAAAAGAAAAATTGCCCGAGCTTTATTCCAGCAAAAGAAAATATTTATCTTCACTAGAGGAGGAAAATTATCCCGATCCCAATTATGCCATTATCAATTATCCTGATCTGGTAGCCGCCGATTATGATTTCGAATATTTGATTGTGAGTGACTTTGATAAAAATAATTTAATAAACAAAACCAAACCAACAGCTGCTTCCCAAAAGCTGATAAAATACTTTTATCCAAGTGAAAATAGCCCCCTGCCAACCAAAAGTGAGCTGGAGTTACCCTTCAATCTTTATTCGTTCGATCCCTGGTTTTTGCTCCGTTTCTATGATTATTATGGCCCCTATATTGAGATTTACGAGCTAAAAAAGACGCCATGAGAGTTATTATCCTTGCCAACCACCTAGAGGCGACTGACGGCTGGAGCCGCTATGCTTATGATCTCGCCAAAAACCTAAAAGCCGCTGGCCACGAGATTCTTTGTTTGGTCAATAAAAAATCCTCTGCTGATATTGGTCAGAGAGTGGTTTTTGGCAGCCCCTTGGGCTACCTAGCCAACCCTTGGCGATCTTTCAAAACTGGCAAAAAAATTCAGTCGATATTTTTTGAATTTCAGCCAGACATTATCCATGTCGTTACCGAACCCTATGCCAGCTGTTTAATATTTTGTCGTTACCCCAAATCCAAGATAATCATGACTATCCATGGCACCTATGCTTATCCACCAGCACTTTTATCCAGTTCCCTTAAACATTTTCTGGCCCGCCTGTTGACCACCAGTGTTTATAAAAAAATAACTACTGTTATTGCTGTTAGTTCTTTTACCAAAAATCACTTGATCAAAAAAATTAATTCTTCAAAACTCAGAGCCAAAACAAAAGTAATTACCAATGGTATAGATTTGGTCTCATTCCCGCTTTTGAATACCGCCCCGGCTAGAGACAACAAAATTAAAAAAATTATGTTTGTCGGTGGCATCAAATCTGGCAAAGGAATTTTAGAAGCTCTGGCTGGTTTGCTTTATTATAAAAATAATTTTTCTGAAGAGTTCCAGTTTATTATTATTGGTCAAGCCGAACCCGAGACATCCTATTTTGGCGCTTTACAAAAATTTATTAATGAGAGCAATTTGATTGACCAGGTAGTTTTTCGCGGTCGCATCAGTCATGAAGAATTATTGGCTGCATACAAAGAAGCCGATTTGTTTCTGATGCCCTCTCTTTGTGTTGATGATAAATGGCTTGAAGGCTTTGGTTTGGTTTATCTGGAGGCCGCGAGCCAAGGTGTGCCCTGCCTTGGCTCCAAAGAATCTGGTGCTATTGATGCTATTGTTGATGGAGAGACCGGTTATCTTGTCGACGCCAGAGATCCCGTTGATATTGCCAAGCATATTGATTTAGTGCTCAACAAAAAAACAATCAATCCGGCTGAGTGTCTTGCCTGGGCCGAAAAGAATGATATCAAAAACAAAATTAAAGAAATAACAGAACTATACCGCTCCGCATTATTATAATATTTTTATGAAAATAGTTATCGTTTCCAACTCTTTTTCTCCCCGCGAGGGCGGCGCTGCTGCTATCGCCTTTGAGCAGGCCAAATTATTATCAGATCTTGGCCATCAGGTTTTTGTTTTTTCCGGTGTTGCCGACAAAAATATTGGCTGGTCCAAAGAATCAGGTTTATCTGTTTATCGTTTGGTCACGCCAGGCTTGCCTTGGTTTTTGCGTTCTTATTTTTGTCTCCGTAATAAAAGGATAGAAGATGAATTTAAGAAATTTTTGGCTGAAGTAAGCCCAGAAGTTATCCACTTTCACAATCTCTATTACCAATTTCCTTTTTCTTTATTTAAAATAGCCAAAAATTTTACACCTCGCACCCTTTTTACTGTTCATGACGTGATGACCTTTAGCTATACCAAGCTTAGCCACTTTATTGATCAGAAATATAATTTAGAAAATATTGATACTATTAATTACCATTTATCTTTGTGGTGGCAGCTCAAGCAAAGCAAAAAAGGTTTTAATCCTTGGCGCAATATTATTATCCGCCATTATTTAAAATATTTAACCAAAATATTCAGTGTTAGCGGTGAACTCAAAAAAGCTCTAGAGCAAAATAAAATAAAAAATATTACAACTATTCACAATGGCATCAATGTTGCCGATTGGGCGGTAGGGGAGAGCGAAGCGCAAAAATTCAAAAAAGAATTAGGTTTGGATAATAAAAAAATTATTCTTTTCGCCGGCCGCTTGAGCGGCTACAAGGGCACCAAACAAATTATGGCCGCCCTGGAAATTATTACCAAGACAATTCCCGAAGCCATGCTTTTGGTTTTAGATAGCCAAAATAATTATCAGAATAGTCAGCCCTATGTTCATTTGGCTGGTTCGGCCAGTCGCGAGCAAATGAAATATTATTACGCCATGAGTGATCTTGTAGTTGTGCCCTCGATTTGTTTTGATTCTTTTCCCACGATCAATCTAGAAGCCATGGCCTGTCACAAGCCAGTCATCGCCACCATTTTCGGGGGGAGCAGAGAATTAGTTGAAGATCAAAAAACAGGCTATTTAGTTAACCCGTTACATATTGATGAATTAGCCGAAAAAATAATTTACCTTTTGCAAAATCCAAAGCTGGCTAGGGAAATGGGGGAGTCTGGTTATCAAAAAGTAAAAAATGAGTTTAATCAAGAAAAATGGATCCAAGAAATTTTAAACTGCTATCATCATTAAAGTTGCTCTATTTTCTGCCCCATGTTATCCTAAAATCAAGAAGTTAAATTATAATTCATGAAAGTTCTCATCACCGGTATTGGCGGATTTGTCGGCCAGTATCTCAATGATTATATTTCCCAAAACCACCCCGAGGTAGAAATACATGGCACGGTATTTAGCAATGTCCACATTGATCGGACAATTTTTGCTGATAATAAATTTATCAATCATGTTTGTGACATAAATGACAAAGAAAAAGTTAGAGAATTAATAAATCTAGTCAAGCCGGATATTATTTTTCATTTAGCGGCCCAAAGTTACGTCAGCTCTTCTTGGGAAAATCCAGAAAATACTCTCCATACCAACATTATTGGCCAAAGCAATTTATTTGAAGCCGTACGCCAATTGCGTGATGAAAAATTTGATCCGGTTATCTTAATCGCCTGTTCTTCTGAAGAATATGGCCCAGCAATAGAAATTGGCCACCCTCCCTTTACCGAGGCAAGCGAGCTCAGGCCCAAATCCCCCTATGCTATTTCCAAAATCGCTCAGGATTTTATGGGTTTTCAATATTTTCAGGCTTACGGCTTGAAAATCATTAGAATCCGGGCTTTTAACCACACTGGCCCGGGCCGTGATCCAGTTTTTGGTGTTTCCAATTTTGCCAAAAAAATTGCCGATATAGAAAAAGGAAACATTGTGCCAGAAATAAAAACCCGCGACCTAGGAGCTCTCCGTGATTTTACTGATGTGCGCGATATTGTGCGCGGCTATTGGCTGGCGATAGAAAAATGCCAACCCGGCCAAGTTTATAATCTGTGTTCTAGCCGCGGTATCACTTTTGAACAAATATTAAATAAACTCTTGGCTCTTTCCGCAGTTAAAAATATTTCTTTGATCAAAGATCCGGAGGGCAAAAGGCCGACTGACGGTGGCCAGATTATTGGTGATAATACCAAATTTAAAAATACCACCGGCTGGCAGGTGGAGATTGATTTCTTGGAGCAAACCGTGCCAGACATGTTAAATTTCTGGCGCAAAAATTAAGATAGTTATTTTTTATTAATTAAATACAAACAAATCCAGTCAGGAGCTTTTGTGCTCTTTTTTTGTTTGGTTAATTTATTATCAGTTACAATTTCAACAGATTTTATTTTGAAGCCAATTTGTTCGGCCATAGTTATAAATTCTTTTTTGCTAAAAAAGCTAAACATTCTTTCTCCGAACAAATCAGTAACCATTTTTTCTCCATTGCCCTTTTTAAGGGAAACAAAAATTATCCCTTCATCCCTGACTATTTTTCTAAATTTAGTTAATACCTTGGAGATATCTATTTTGCGCAGATTGATTAAAGACGCACAGGCCCATATGCCGTCATAGTAATTATCGGGCATTTTTATTTTCCTTAGATCACAGCAATATAATTTTGATTTTGGGAATTTTTTCCTAATCTCGCTGATTGTTTTTTTAGAATAATCCAAACCAGTCATCTCAAACCCCATTTTTATAAAATCTGAAAAATTATCCGATCCGCCGCAGCCAGCATCTAGAATCTTGGCTCCGTCGCTAAGATATTTAGCAAATATTTTTCTCTGCTTTGACCAGTCATAAGAACGACTTTTCTCAAAATGCCACTTTATTCCTTTTTCGTAATTCTGTTTAGTTTTTTTATATGCATCCATATTTTATATGTTCTTTAATATCTTTTTCAGCCAATAGTATGGTCCGGGCAGATAGTGGCGCAGAAAGGATTTGATCTTTTTCTTTAGACCACTATTGATGTCATAGATATACCAAAAAGTATAATTATCCGCTTGGCGATTATTGTATTCTATTCTTGCTGGATGCTGGAGTTGAAATTCCATCGGGTAGCGCGCCATATTGGCATTTTTATCTAGCACATTGACTGTCGAGCCAGCTCCTTCGCCAAAGCCGATATTGGTGATCAAATTTTTTTTCGGAGCGATTACCAGCCCTTCGTGCATCAAGACATTATAAAACCATTGCACATCCCAGGTGCCGTCACGCGCTTTTTTATTATCTTTTATATTATCAAAAAGATTGCTCCAATATTCTCTGACCGCATAATTGGGCAATATCTTTTTGAGTTTATCAGTCTTTCTTATCCCCTCCCAGCTTTCCAGAAAAAATTCATAAGTGTTAAAGGCTCTTTGCCAAGTGGCCCAACCCCAGGTTTGTGCCACCTGAGAAAAATAATAGCTATCAGGACAATTAAATTTTTTATTACCTTGTTGGGTGTTCAGCCCGGCAATTTGCATTATTTTTGGGTTATCCTTGTATTTTTCTAGAAGTTCTTCGCAATAATAAAAAAAACTTTCATCCGGCAGACAGTCGTCCTCGAGAATTATCGCCCGATCCACTTGCCCAAAAACCCACTCCAGCCCCGAGGCGATCCTCGGTCCGCAATTCATATTCACCTCAGAAAAATTCTTTTTTACCTCGCACTCCCAATCTACTTGGTCCACTACCGCCCTAGCCGCGTCGCACTTTATTTTTTCTTCGGCATTTCTCGCTCCGTCAGCGATCACAAAAAGCTGTCTTGGCTTGACTTGTCTGATGGCATTGAGTGTTTTCTCGGTTGTATCGACGCGCCGATAAACTGTTAAAAGTATGGGGACATTAAATTGATTTTTCATATTATTATTAAGTTTATCCTGACCCCGCATTGAGTTCTGCGGGGGAAGGATCCCGTGGTTCATTTTTTAATGCCGCGTAAATTTTGGGCATTTTATTTTTCAAATAACCTTTCACCATTAAGTTCCTTTTTCGGCGGTAAAGCTCTTTGGCCTCTGCCGATTGTTTTGTGTTCAGTTGCTCTTTTTGTAGGAATTTCCTATATATCAGCCCATCAATTTTCAAAGCGCTTATCAAGTTTTTTATTTTTTTTGTTTTTTGGTTGCGCGCCTCATCGCGTTGCACCAATTCATCCCAGCCTATTTTGGCATAACTTTCATTTATTAATTCAAAAATAGATTTTAAATAACAAAGATGTTGCGCCTCGCTATTGTTTCGCCCCAGAGAATTACCGTGGATACGGTGGCTCACCAAAAATTCTGGCACATTTGTTATTTGTTCCTCTTTTAAAAGTTTAACATATAAATTTAAATCTTGGGCGTACTTATATTCCTCATTATAATTGCCTATCTTGGCGATTTTGTCTTTACGGAAAAATATAGAGCTGTGCCAGATGCACGGTTTGCCAAAGATAAAATGAAACTTTATCAATTTTGTTTCTACTGGCGGCTGCCTCTTGGCCAGCATTTGGCCATTTTCGTCAATAATTTTTACCCAACTGCCCGTGAGCGCATATTTGGGGTTGCCTTCCATAAATTCATATTGTCTAGCCAGTCTTTCTGGCGCGGATAGGTCATCGGCATCGAGCCTGACAATATATTCACCTTGTGCCTCCCTGATTCCGACATTGAGAGACTTGGTTAGCCCCAAATTATATGTATTGTGAATTAATCTGATTCTCTTATCTTGTTTAGCGTAATTTTCGATTATTTCCTTAGTTTTATCAGTCGAGGCATCATTAATTATA from Candidatus Kuenenbacteria bacterium encodes:
- a CDS encoding phospholipid carrier-dependent glycosyltransferase, translating into MILSFIKKHYLIISILAIAFILRLVGILYGHPLALVNDETPTLAASLKMIGTSSLRANAFQYYYPAGLAYVFLPFLALYLVFARIFGIFGSIAEIKDIVLLNIGYFAPVARFVSVILGTASVFLVYHISQRLFSHKKIGLLAAWFLAINFFHVANSHYGQTWTAQSFFILLVLFWAVYFYQKEKISRYDYPLAGIFIGLAFSINFVGIISYVWFLLAHWLKNKGQKFVKIFIANKNFWLANLVLLLMIALVYYLNPFGLNNYFGRIFNDNPATNSYSFFSFTSLKILFSYLKNGFLAEPLLFLLIIPAALILWRKHKIAFCFLIPWLIIYLLFLAPLTNPMVRYLLPTIPLMSIVVAFFIHYLFEKFSAKIKIFIIIIFLLSLPNLFFSLLLDYRMTRQDTRLLAYSWVVNNIKSGSHIKNLDLGAEIPFVESKEIVSLIKEKLPELYSSKRKYLSSLEEENYPDPNYAIINYPDLVAADYDFEYLIVSDFDKNNLINKTKPTAASQKLIKYFYPSENSPLPTKSELELPFNLYSFDPWFLLRFYDYYGPYIEIYELKKTP
- a CDS encoding glycosyltransferase family 4 protein, coding for MRVIILANHLEATDGWSRYAYDLAKNLKAAGHEILCLVNKKSSADIGQRVVFGSPLGYLANPWRSFKTGKKIQSIFFEFQPDIIHVVTEPYASCLIFCRYPKSKIIMTIHGTYAYPPALLSSSLKHFLARLLTTSVYKKITTVIAVSSFTKNHLIKKINSSKLRAKTKVITNGIDLVSFPLLNTAPARDNKIKKIMFVGGIKSGKGILEALAGLLYYKNNFSEEFQFIIIGQAEPETSYFGALQKFINESNLIDQVVFRGRISHEELLAAYKEADLFLMPSLCVDDKWLEGFGLVYLEAASQGVPCLGSKESGAIDAIVDGETGYLVDARDPVDIAKHIDLVLNKKTINPAECLAWAEKNDIKNKIKEITELYRSALL
- a CDS encoding glycosyltransferase family 4 protein, producing the protein MKIVIVSNSFSPREGGAAAIAFEQAKLLSDLGHQVFVFSGVADKNIGWSKESGLSVYRLVTPGLPWFLRSYFCLRNKRIEDEFKKFLAEVSPEVIHFHNLYYQFPFSLFKIAKNFTPRTLFTVHDVMTFSYTKLSHFIDQKYNLENIDTINYHLSLWWQLKQSKKGFNPWRNIIIRHYLKYLTKIFSVSGELKKALEQNKIKNITTIHNGINVADWAVGESEAQKFKKELGLDNKKIILFAGRLSGYKGTKQIMAALEIITKTIPEAMLLVLDSQNNYQNSQPYVHLAGSASREQMKYYYAMSDLVVVPSICFDSFPTINLEAMACHKPVIATIFGGSRELVEDQKTGYLVNPLHIDELAEKIIYLLQNPKLAREMGESGYQKVKNEFNQEKWIQEILNCYHH
- a CDS encoding GDP-mannose 4,6-dehydratase — its product is MKVLITGIGGFVGQYLNDYISQNHPEVEIHGTVFSNVHIDRTIFADNKFINHVCDINDKEKVRELINLVKPDIIFHLAAQSYVSSSWENPENTLHTNIIGQSNLFEAVRQLRDEKFDPVILIACSSEEYGPAIEIGHPPFTEASELRPKSPYAISKIAQDFMGFQYFQAYGLKIIRIRAFNHTGPGRDPVFGVSNFAKKIADIEKGNIVPEIKTRDLGALRDFTDVRDIVRGYWLAIEKCQPGQVYNLCSSRGITFEQILNKLLALSAVKNISLIKDPEGKRPTDGGQIIGDNTKFKNTTGWQVEIDFLEQTVPDMLNFWRKN
- a CDS encoding class I SAM-dependent methyltransferase, with product MDAYKKTKQNYEKGIKWHFEKSRSYDWSKQRKIFAKYLSDGAKILDAGCGGSDNFSDFIKMGFEMTGLDYSKKTISEIRKKFPKSKLYCCDLRKIKMPDNYYDGIWACASLINLRKIDISKVLTKFRKIVRDEGIIFVSLKKGNGEKMVTDLFGERMFSFFSKKEFITMAEQIGFKIKSVEIVTDNKLTKQKKSTKAPDWICLYLINKK
- a CDS encoding glycosyltransferase family 2 protein produces the protein MKNQFNVPILLTVYRRVDTTEKTLNAIRQVKPRQLFVIADGARNAEEKIKCDAARAVVDQVDWECEVKKNFSEVNMNCGPRIASGLEWVFGQVDRAIILEDDCLPDESFFYYCEELLEKYKDNPKIMQIAGLNTQQGNKKFNCPDSYYFSQVAQTWGWATWQRAFNTYEFFLESWEGIRKTDKLKKILPNYAVREYWSNLFDNIKDNKKARDGTWDVQWFYNVLMHEGLVIAPKKNLITNIGFGEGAGSTVNVLDKNANMARYPMEFQLQHPARIEYNNRQADNYTFWYIYDINSGLKKKIKSFLRHYLPGPYYWLKKILKNI
- a CDS encoding glycosyltransferase family 2 protein; the encoded protein is MKVSVLLSAYNAEKYLPEAIESILNQTFTDFEFIIINDASTDKTKEIIENYAKQDKRIRLIHNTYNLGLTKSLNVGIREAQGEYIVRLDADDLSAPERLARQYEFMEGNPKYALTGSWVKIIDENGQMLAKRQPPVETKLIKFHFIFGKPCIWHSSIFFRKDKIAKIGNYNEEYKYAQDLNLYVKLLKEEQITNVPEFLVSHRIHGNSLGRNNSEAQHLCYLKSIFELINESYAKIGWDELVQRDEARNQKTKKIKNLISALKIDGLIYRKFLQKEQLNTKQSAEAKELYRRKRNLMVKGYLKNKMPKIYAALKNEPRDPSPAELNAGSG